In Carya illinoinensis cultivar Pawnee chromosome 9, C.illinoinensisPawnee_v1, whole genome shotgun sequence, the following are encoded in one genomic region:
- the LOC122275113 gene encoding non-specific lipid-transfer protein 1-like, whose protein sequence is MEKKMRGLSALAFGFVILILSACHSEAMTCPEALLILLPCKPFVEGAGPDSPGLLCCLGVQKLTQEASTPETRRVVCQCVKNAAQEFHIDLGKAKQIPQLCHINDPIPIDPEVDCSTIP, encoded by the exons atggagaagaaaatGAGGGGTTTGTCTGCGTTGGCTTTTGGGTTCGTGATTTTGATCTTGAGTGCGTGCCATTCAGAGGCCATGACATGCCCCGAGGCCCTACTGATTTTGCTGCCTTGCAAGCCGTTCGTGGAGGGTGCTGGCCCTGACTCGCCAGGCCTTCTCTGTTGTCTAGGTGTTCAAAAACTTACCCAAGAGGCTTCCACCCCTGAAACACGCAGGGTTGTTTGTCAATGTGTGAAGAATGCTGCACAAGAATTTCATATTGATCTTGGCAAAGCTAAACAGATTCCCCAACTTTGCCATATCAATGACCCTATACCAATTGACCCCGAAGTGGACTGCAGCAC AATTCCATGA
- the LOC122275005 gene encoding non-specific lipid-transfer protein-like translates to MEKKTILMASGLMMIMLILSATTARADLCPIAVKYLLPCMAFLTGSSPPPPGAGCCQGARDVLNMATTSADRKALCFCLKNLASQAGVLADRAEQLPDLCKIKVPVPIKPDVDCNKL, encoded by the exons ATGGAGAAGAAGACAATTCTAATGGCCTCTGGgttgatgatgataatgttgATCCTAAGTGCAACTACTGCAAGAGCCGATCTATGCCCCATTGCAGTGAAATATTTGCTACCTTGCATGGCGTTCTTGACGGGTTCTAGCCCACCGCCACCCGGCGCTGGCTGCTGCCAAGGCGCACGCGATGTGCTAAATATGGCTACAACCTCCGCAGATCGCAAGGCTCTGTGTTTCTGTTTAAAAAATCTTGCAAGCCAGGCTGGTGTTCTGGCTGATAGAGCTGAACAACTTCCCGACCTCTGCAAGATCAAAGTTCCGGTTCCAATTAAACCCGATGTGGACTGCAACAA ATTATGA
- the LOC122275401 gene encoding non-specific lipid-transfer protein 1-like has protein sequence MEKKTILMASGLMMMLFILSATTARADLCQDAVTSLMPCIAFLTGFSPPPPNAGCCQGARDVLNKATTSADRKALCVCLKNVASQDGILPDRAEQLPDLCKIKVPVPIKPDVDCNKL, from the exons ATGGAGAAGAAGACAATTTTAATGGCCTCTGGGTTGATGATGATGTTGTTTATCCTAAGCGCAACTACTGCAAGAGCCGATCTATGCCAAGATGCAGTGACATCTTTGATGCCTTGCATTGCGTTCTTGACTGGTTTTAGCCCACCGCCACCCAACGCTGGCTGTTGCCAAGGTGCACGCGATGTGCTAAATAAGGCTACGACCTCTGCAGATCGCAAGGCTCTATGTgtctgtttaaaaaatgttgcaaGTCAGGATGGTATTCTGCCTGATAGGGCTGAACAACTTCCCGACCTCTGCAAGATCAAAGTTCCGGTTCCAATTAAACCCGATGTGGACTGCAACAA ATTATGA